A window from Montipora capricornis isolate CH-2021 chromosome 7, ASM3666992v2, whole genome shotgun sequence encodes these proteins:
- the LOC138055468 gene encoding uncharacterized protein, with translation MGGSKSEGCDILATEIWDWAITRQVWLSAVHTPGAENTEADSLSRNLNPNLEWSLTDRAFTRILEDFCFIPSVDLFASRLNHKLETYASWKPDPFATFIDVFTIDWGPHSFYAFPPHVGGSSSSLQGNQIELDAPLISPGPSPQLSTGITSMQDVRESLVSSGISANIADVILSSWRQGTIKQYNVFLKKWTEFCLSRQTNSLSSSVPLVLEFLHHLYTQGYSYSSLNTARSALSALCLSSQAHSESDAIGKHPLVCRYIKGVFQEKPPTPKFSEIWPVDQVLQALEQANPLKELHLKDLTLKLTMLVALVTGQRCQTLSYLDISNKHMKKFPTYVSFALTGHVKQYRPGQVFTNVCLFKYPMNKNLCVYTTLEHYLKVTESLRKSSQLPVSYVKPHDKVCSSTIGRWLKTSLAQAGIDIHVYEAHSTRSASTSKAAGSLPVDAVMKLAGWSQESTFRKYYDKTVSASYDMNKAVVEQ, from the exons ATGGGGGGCTCCAAGTCTGAAGGATGTGATATTCTAGCTACTGAGATTTGGGACTGGGCCATAACGAGACAAGTTTGGCTATCTGCTGTTCACACCCCAGGGGCGGAAAACACTGAAGCTGATTCATTATCGAGAAATCTAAATCCTAATTTGGAATGGAGTTTAACTGATAGGGCATTCACCCGAATCCTGGAAGATTTCTGTTTTATTCCCAGTGTGGATTTGTTTGCGTCTCGCCTTAACCACAAACTTGAGACTTATGCTTCGTGGAAACCCGACCCCTTTGCCACGTTTATTGATGTGTTTACGATCGACTGGGGCCCACACTCgttttatgcttttccccc GCATGTTGGTGGATCTTCCTCGTCACTTCAAGGCAATCAGATTGAACTTGATGCACCCCTCATTTCACCAGGCCCATCCCCTCAGCTCTCAACTGGTATTACTAGCATGCAAGATGTCAGGGAATCCCTTGTTAGTTCAGGAATTTCGGCAAACATTGCGGATGTCATCTTGTCCTCCTGGAGACAGGGCACCATTAAACAGTACAACGTGTTCCTCAAGAAATGGACTGAGTTTTGTTTGTCAAGGCAAACAAATTCCCTGTCTTCCTCTGTACCGCTAGTGTTGGAATTCCTTCACCATTTATATACTCAAGGCTACAGCTACTCCTCCCTCAATACCGCAAGATCGGCTTTATCTGCTTTGTGCCTGAGTTCCCAAGCTCATTCCGAGAGTGACGCTATTGGGAAACATCCCTTAGTATGTCGGTACATAAAGGGAGTTTTCCAAGAGAAACCACCCACTCCCAAGTTTTCAGAAATTTGGCCGGTTGATCAAGTGCTGCAGGCGTTAGAACAGGCCAACCCCCTCAAGGAACTCCACCTGAAAGACCTGACATTAAAATTGACCATGTTGGTTGCCTTGGTAACGGGCCAAAGGTGCCAAACCCTTAGTTATTTGGATATATCTAATAagcacatgaaaaaattcccgACGTACGTCAGTTTTGCATTAACTGGTCACGTTAAACAGTATAGGCCAGGTCAGGTGTTTAcgaatgtttgtttatttaaataTCCTATGAACAAGAACCTTTGTGTTTATACTACCTTGGAACACTATTTGAAGGTAACAGAATCATTAAGGAAGTCCTCCCAACTACCTGTGTCTTATGTCAAGCCCCATGATAAAGTATGTTCTTCTACCATTGGGCGGTGGTTGAAAACCAGTCTAGCTCAAGCAGGAATTGATATCCATGTTTATGAAGCCCATAGTACTCGGAGTGCATCTACCAGTAAAGCTGCTGGCTCACTTCCAGTCGATGCAGTTATGAAATTAGCTGGCTGGTCGCAGGAATCCACATTTCGAAAATATTATGATAAAACTGTGTCAGCTTCGTATGATATGAACAAAGCTGTTGTAGAACAATGA